Below is a genomic region from Triticum dicoccoides isolate Atlit2015 ecotype Zavitan chromosome 5A, WEW_v2.0, whole genome shotgun sequence.
TTATTTCTTATTCTTCACATTAGAACTTCAAGAAATTTCTGAAATCAACAAAGACTAATAATATTAGCAACAACTTATTATTACATTGCAACACCAGATTGTTTTGTAATAGCTGCAAGTAGTCTTGGCATCGAGGGCACATCAATCTCGTGTAGACCCTCTAGAACCCGGACAACTTCACCCATCGTCGGACGATCAAACTCATTATCTTGGATGCACCAACAAGCAACTTTGCAAACCCTTTCAACTTCTTCCAAACTGAATTCACCATTTAGCCGTGGATCCACCAAACTCTTCACATCACCGCTATGAAGCTTGCTGATGGCTTGCACGGGGAAATATTCAACATGCTGGTTACTGCTATTGTTGCTGGTGTTGTATGACGTTTCATGTGCTGAATTCCTCCTTCCTGATATGATTTCCAACAACACCATGCCAAAGGCGTAAACATCGACTTTTGGCGTGATTGCAACTCCGCTAAGCCACTCCGGGGCAAGATAACCGATGGTTCCTCTAAAACTTGTCAGGATTCGGCTAAAGTCCCTTCCCACACACGCTGCCAGCCCAAAGTCTGCAACTTTAGGAAGAAATGACCCATCTACCAATATGTTCTCTGGCTTAATATCACAGTGTATAATGCACTCACGGCAACTTTGATGCAAGTAGTACAATCCTCTAGCAACTCCTAGGGTTATTTGGTATCTGTTATTCCAATTTAGGGTAGTGGCATCACCATTATTGCTCACCTTAAATAGATGACTATCAAGAGACCCATTTACTATGTGTTCATACACAAGTAACCTATGATCACCTTCACAACAGAAACCAATAAGTTTGACTAGGTTAATGTGTTGGATCAATCCAATTGAGCTCACCTCAGCCCTGAATTGCTTCTCTCCTGCTTGATGGGCAACATCAAGCCTTTTAACTGCTACACTAGTCTCTGAGTCACTTAATAATCCCCTGTATACAGAACCAAAACCACCTCCACCCAGCTTTTCTGAAAAGTTCTTAGTAGCACGAACTAAATCCGTGTATCTAAAGGCTATAATCCCACCAGAACTACCTTGATTGTCATAGCTTATTGATAGAAGACTACAGCGCTTGAATTTGTTCCTCCAAATCAGTAACAATAGCATGAACATTAGTAATCCAAAACCAATAATACTGGATGCAATAACAACTCCAACAtttggttttcttttgttttttctcagACTTGGCAGCAAATCTTTGGCGGCAAGGCGAAGGTAGAGAACATGATCTCCGGTGTTATCAATGCCTTTTGCCAGAATTACATTAAGTAATTCTCCATTCCAGACAGAACATCTTCTATCGTTATAGGAATAAGCAGTGCAGGAGCAGGAACTGAGACAAACTTCTTCGCATTTTCTTTGAGTGGTAGCACTGACTATGTTTTGCGAGTTGTACGGATATTGAACTTGAGCAGTGGGGTGGAATATGTCTGTTGAACTTGTCATGTTTATCTCATGAGTGCAATGTAACGGTGTATTTCTAATGCATCCTTCTGTTCGATCATCAAACTCCCAATCATGCGGGGACTTCTGAGAGAAGTTCTCCATACAATCACATGATGGATGTGGCTTGCCGCTACAGATTGTGAACGGTCCACAGGTTGCAGGCGGATCACATGGATCGTCTGGTTGGGCATATATTGTCTGCCAAGACTGGCTGGCTTGTGACCAAAGATTCATCTTTATCTGACCAGAGATGTCTAGTAAGCCAAATATGGAAGCCGAGGATTCATCTCGTAAAGTGCCCATATAGTACTCCTCTTGGTTGTTATCAACATATGTTATGTTAAGTAAACCTTTGGTCTGAGGATTCAAATCTAGCAGTGCCTGGGCTAGTGGCAAAAGATTCATTGCTGATGTTGTGGAGGATTCATAAAGCCAATACACTATTGATGGATTCTTGCGGCGCTTGAGGACGAACCCCTTGATATCTTCTAGGTCAAGACTGTATGACCCTAAACCAGGATCAATGAGGCTCTTCTTTGAGATGAGTTGGCTGctaaaactagtgatcttgttacgGCCAAACTTAGAGCCAGGAAGCACGACATCTGTTGGGTAGTCGAAGCTCTGCCACAACACCTTCTGTTCAGATGTGAGGGCAAGGTTTCCATTGTTCAAGAGAAGGGCAACACTAGTGGTGAGGGTGTTTTTTTTGCTGGTTTGTGTCATATTATTGGCGATGTGAGTGGACCAAACTACAGACTCCGTGTTGCCGGCATGGTTTACTAcgatgacaagattgccatcgcttGCTATCTTGAGCTGTGTTAGGTTGAAGTTGTGGTGGACGATGGGCTCCTCCCTATTAGCGACCCACACAGTAGTGAAAACCGGGATCTTATTGAACCATATGCCCAGATACCAGCCTGAGCTTGGGGAGGTGACATTGTGAGACGACTTACTGATGCTACCCGCCGCAGCTGCTGGCTGGAAGAAGCCAAGCGTGAACTTGCCGTTTCTGGAGACGAGCTTGCTGCCAACAGCGAGCGCTTGGCCTGCCGTCAGCTTGTCTCCATTTGCAGCTGCAGAGGAGCACCGAGGGGTGAGAAGGAGGAGAAGCCCGGGCAGTATGTGGAGGGGAGTCATTGAGGAGAAGTGCGTGGATGATTTGAAGAGGAGAGGAGGGGATGCATATATAGAGTGGAAGTAGTATGTCTTCTGAAGACGCAGGAAGACCGAAGCTAGCGCTACAAAGACTGGCTGAAGGGGAAGACTTAGGGTCAATCATGTTCACACTGGGACAGTATTTCAATTGATACAAGGCACCATTAATCACCGTAAATACTACAGTGTGTAGGACTGTGAGGAGGAATTTCAATGAAGATTCCCCAAGCAATGAATCACAGCTTCCTGGAAATTAGCAGGCGCTGCACATGCATTGCCAAGGTCCCATCCCACGTACTGTGACATTCATGGCCTACGTACAAGATCATTCAGCAGCTAGCTGAAGTTAGAATCTAACCAAGGGCCGTCCTGCATCCGTCCGTGCCGCTGGCAATGGCAAACGAAGCTAGCACAGTACACGCCCTCTGTGCTCACATCGTGTGATCAGTGCGGAATTGCATCTCTCAAACATTCACACAGAGAACGCTGGTCCTGAGGTCTCCGGTAGGACACTCACATCGAGAGGAAGAGGGTTCGAGGTTAGGGTGTGGGCCTTTTTCTGATTGACAGCTCGGATTAGACGGTGATCGAGCTGGACATGGGAGGCGCCGCGGCCGGCGAGGACTCGCTAGGACCTTGCCGGTGATGAGGAGAACACACATACGGCTCGTTGCTTTGGAAGATCAAAATCCCGTTAAGAATCAAAGTCTTCATGTGGTTTGTGCACAAGAAGGTGGTTCTGATTGAGGATAATTTGGCAAATCGTAATTGAGATGGTAGTTaaagatgtagtttttgtgatcacgatgaaaccatcaaacacctctttctcgattgtcCGTTGGCCAAGCTAGTATGGCGCTCAATTCATATAGCATTCAATATCACTCCTCCAAATAGTATTTACACATTATTTAAGACATGGCTAAATAGAGTAGAGACAATTACTGTGGACATATTCGTATAGGAGTATGTGCATTACTTTGGGCTATATGAAATTGTAGAAATGagatgatttttaacagacaaacTTCTATaatttttttgcaggttatctataGGACCACTGCTTGGATCTGTATGTGGTCATTACTCACTCCCGGGGAAGCCAGAGAGTCTTCGATTAGTGCGTCTGCCCGATGGGAGATGGTCTTTCGGGATAGCTataaccggtttggatgacggtccaGTAATAGAATAGATGTTTAGTCACCTCGTTTTATTTTCGTCGGTTGTAGTATATTAtaccttttttatttttcttcaccTCTGAGGGCATGGCCATCGCTCCAACATGGACCGCTGCCTCACGTGCCCACGTAGGCTCGGATGCCAGATGGATTCAAAGGTGCAGCCCTGCAGGTGGCAGGTGCATCCTGCGGAAGAGACGTCTGCTTCGTCAGGAAAAAGGTAAAGCTAGCAAAAAGATGAGAGGAATTGGGTAAAGAAAGGATAGAGAAGGGTCCACTTTGATAGATGCTACTGCAGCCTCCATTGGGCGTTGATCAATCAACTCGGTGGTTTCACCCCCAATTAATCTACGTGACGGCTGGGGCATCATCTGAGTGAGCTTGTTCTGTATCACAGACTTTTCAGACTTTTTGATTAATAAAAGAGTTGcatgcatcactctgatgcagagATCGGGGTAATcttttttttcagaaaaaaaaacgtATGGCTGGCCCGCAGCCGGAGGAGGAGCAGGATTCGCTGGGCCGAGATCAAAGTGACATTGTGACTGAAACTACTTTTTTTTTCTCAGTCAGAGTACGTTGTTGGCAATTCGAGAGCTAAAGTCTTTTTTTGCGAGATAAAAGTCTTTACCGGTCTGCATGGGCACACACGTACAATTTGCCAAGACCACGAAGACGACGTTGACTGAAATAATGGTAGCCCAGCTGTTGTGGTCAGATGGACCGATATTGCACACAGTAGCAGTAGACACTTAATTTGATTGCGACCAGACATTTTATTAGGTCTCGACTGCTCACAACCCGTAGAGAAACTTGACTCAGTGTATGTCCCACTGGAGACCCGTCTGAAATAAAGGATGCATGGATCGAGTTGCGATGTGGACTCGCCACACGCTCGTTGCGTTTGCATCAACTTATTGATGCACTGCAACTGCAAGTTGCACAATTTTTAGTGGAGAAAATGATCGATGGATCAATAAATTGTACTCCCTCTACAAAGAaatatctaaacgctcttatatttttttacggaGAAAGTATATGTGTAACGAAACGAAGAATAGTGTCTGGGCCAGTCTCATGCGTATGATATGAGTGAAATTTATGCAAGATGATTGTCAAGACTTCATGCAAAATGAGTAAAGTGGCTGCATACATCACCCAGATGCAGAGTCCGGGGGTCCTCCTTCATTTCTAAAAAAAGACTTCATGCAAAATGAGTACAGCAGAGATGGGTGCATTCAGATTTTGTTTTGAACTCTagcaaaaaaaaatgttttgaataatACACTAGAATTCTGTTCAGCACATACATTCATCCAATAACACACACTGATGCATAACATAAAGAATGCACCATGCTATAAGATTAACATTATATACAAGCAAGCAAGACTATCACTCGCGGTCTCACGGATAACAACAACTTTTCTTAAAGAGAACGTCCACTGTGGGCTAAGAGAATCTCTAACCAAACCCTTATAAAGCTTTAGAAGAGTAAAAATAATCAGGTTTTCTTCTCTAAACTGCACCTAACCGATCCCTTATAaccttggaaaaagcggtaggtgtaagcgaggcggttggccttcgcctagtgtctAGGCGGTGCTTAAGTGCCCTAGGcgtggcctaggcggtaatatagttttactATCAGGGCATATTTgtggatatgatatgcatgacaatattaatttagggcatataaataagttaaccaCCAACTACTACCATTGGCATATGGCCCATTTGGCATATATATATGAATGCAATATGGCATCGTTTGTCGCTTGGGGAGACAATTctttgcttgccctgcctagacttccatttatgccctaggcaagGCGTTTGGCCatcgcctagcgcctaggcgtgcctaagcgcctcctaggcattgccttttccaacagagcttATAACTTATAATATACTCCACGGCAGCCTCAGCTCTTAAATATACTCGGTCGCCCACCCGCAGAGTAATTTTTTTCCCTTCCTCACCCCGAGCCACATCCACTCCGGCGCCGCCCTACTTGCCTCCGTCGGCCACCACGCACCACCGCCGACCCCCCCTGTAGCACCTACTGCACTCCTCCCTCACGTCGATTCGGCCGCTTCTCGTCACCGATGCGTAAATTAATAGATCTACGCCCGTTGCCGCTGTCGTCGGATTCAACGCGTCTAGTCCTCGGCGGCATCCGTTTTGAAGGGAGTCTACAGGGAACGAACCACACAACCACCTCTACTGCTCCGCACCGCCTCTCGGTGAGTCCTCGATCCCTCAACGCTTACATCTCAATCGTTGACCGACCACCGGCACAACCACGTTCGCTCGTCCACCGGGCTCAGTCCTCGCCCTACCAGTTATCATGTGCAGTCACTGCTGACGGTTGGTGCTGCGCCTCGTCTTGAGCATGCCCAAACATCCTTGATGGGTGTTCTACAAGTGTGAACACGAAGGAGTGAGTGCCATTTTTGTACAGTTGTTCTTCGGATTCGTCGCAATATGAAACCCATTGTTTTGCTTAAAATTGAAGAAAATattccctaaaggcaataataaatttgttatttatattttcttatatcatgtaaatgtttactattcatgctagaattgtattaaccggaaacttagtacatgtgtgaatacatagacaaacatagtgcacctagtatgcctctacttgactagctcgttaatcaaagatggttaagtttactagccatggacatgtgttgtcatttgatgaacgagatcacatcattagagaatgatgtgatggacaagacccatccgttagcttagcataatgatagttcagttttattgctactgctttcttcataacttatacacgttcctctaactatgagattatgcaactcccgaataccggaggaacaccttgtgtgctatcaagcgtcacaacgtaactgggtgattataaagatgctctacaggtgtctccgatggtgtttgttgagttggcatagatcgagattatgatttgtcactccgtgtatcggagaggtatctctgggccctctcgataatgcacatcactataagccttgcaagcaatgtgactaatgagttagttacgggatgttgcattatggaacaagtaaagagacttgccggtaacgagattgaactaggtattgagataccgacgatcgaatctcgggcaagtaacataccgatgacaaaaggaccaacgtatgttattatgcatttgaccgataaagatcttcgtagaatatgtacgagccaatatgagcatctaggttccgctattggttattgaccgaagatgtgtctcggtcatgtctacatagttctcgaacccgcagggtccgcacgcttaacgttctgtgacgatttgtattatgagttatgtgatttgatgaccaaagtatgttcggagtcccaaatgagatcggggacatgatgaggagtctcgaaatgatcgagacgtaaagatcgatatattggaaggctatattcggatatcggaaaggttctgagtgattcgggtatttttcgaagtactggagagttacgagaattcgtattgggccttaatgggccatacgggaaatgaGAGAaatgcctcaagggtggccgcgccccttccccgtagactggtccgaattggactagggaaacggggtgctcccttccttccttctcccttccctttttcctattccatgtaggaGGTGGAATCCTAGTTTGGGCgccccctatgagggccggcctcctcctccctccatcctttatatacgtcgccagggggcaccccatagacacacaagttgatcattgatctcttagccgtgtgcggtgccccctccaccataatccacctcggtcatatctgatatgtccattttgcatcatgcttttatatcaatatttattgcattatggtctgttattacccattatgtcacaatacttatgcctattctctcttattttataaggtttacataaagagggagaatgccgacagctgggattctggctggaaaaggagcaaatattagagacctattctgcacagctccaaaagtcctgaaacttcatggatgatgttttccaaatatataaaaaacattgagcgctagaacttcaccaggggggccacaccctgcacacgagggtgggggcgcgcccccctacctcgtgggccccctggtggccctccggtgaccatcttctactatatggactctttcgatgggaaaataatcataagccatcttctcggacgaaacttcaccgccacgaggcggaaccttgacggagccagtctagggttctggcggggctgttctgccggggaaacatccctcccggagggggaaatcatcgccatcgtcatcaccaacgctcctctcatcgggagagggcaatctccatcaacatcttcatcagcaccatctcatctgaaaaccctagttcatctcttgtatccaattcttgtctccaagtccgggattggtgctagtaggttgct
It encodes:
- the LOC119297937 gene encoding G-type lectin S-receptor-like serine/threonine-protein kinase At2g19130; translated protein: MTPLHILPGLLLLLTPRCSSAAANGDKLTAGQALAVGSKLVSRNGKFTLGFFQPAAAAGSISKSSHNVTSPSSGWYLGIWFNKIPVFTTVWVANREEPIVHHNFNLTQLKIASDGNLVIVVNHAGNTESVVWSTHIANNMTQTSKKNTLTTSVALLLNNGNLALTSEQKVLWQSFDYPTDVVLPGSKFGRNKITSFSSQLISKKSLIDPGLGSYSLDLEDIKGFVLKRRKNPSIVYWLYESSTTSAMNLLPLAQALLDLNPQTKGLLNITYVDNNQEEYYMGTLRDESSASIFGLLDISGQIKMNLWSQASQSWQTIYAQPDDPCDPPATCGPFTICSGKPHPSCDCMENFSQKSPHDWEFDDRTEGCIRNTPLHCTHEINMTSSTDIFHPTAQVQYPYNSQNIVSATTQRKCEEVCLSSCSCTAYSYNDRRCSVWNGELLNVILAKGIDNTGDHVLYLRLAAKDLLPSLRKNKRKPNVGVVIASSIIGFGLLMFMLLLLIWRNKFKRCSLLSISYDNQGSSGGIIAFRYTDLVRATKNFSEKLGGGGFGSVYRGLLSDSETSVAVKRLDVAHQAGEKQFRAEVSSIGLIQHINLVKLIGFCCEGDHRLLVYEHIVNGSLDSHLFKVSNNGDATTLNWNNRYQITLGVARGLYYLHQSCRECIIHCDIKPENILVDGSFLPKVADFGLAACVGRDFSRILTSFRGTIGYLAPEWLSGVAITPKVDVYAFGMVLLEIISGRRNSAHETSYNTSNNSSNQHVEYFPVQAISKLHSGDVKSLVDPRLNGEFSLEEVERVCKVACWCIQDNEFDRPTMGEVVRVLEGLHEIDVPSMPRLLAAITKQSGVAM